From Gossypium raimondii isolate GPD5lz chromosome 11, ASM2569854v1, whole genome shotgun sequence:
tgagtctatatatatatagcgAATATAATATGTGATtggtatatatgtgtatgatcAATTTTATGCACATGATAAGTACATATGTGAATTCGAAAGTAtgcaagtaataaagtgtatatacattcggtttttaattgttgataattatgTATGCATTTGTCTATAAgtatttgttaatatatatatatatatatttttgttgttatgctatagacttactaagctataaaagcttactttgtttgttttctatccatttgttttttttttagattttggagacgcgttacgagctcggggatcatcagcatagtccatcacactatcgacttcttttggtattttgttaaatatttgaactcaatcttatggcatgtataggtttgagtacgatgttaattacattttgattgtaaattataatagctatgcgaaagtaattaaattttcatgttgtgatcagtttggttttaaaaatggttgtgtttgttaggtaatgcctcgtaaccctaattcggcgacggagacgagttaggggtgttacagaaaggACCAAGTAGAGGGTGGTTGGTGGGTTTTGAAATGGTAACAGGTATGGTTGATATCTTCCAAATTGAAGCTCGGGATATCCTTGAAGGCTTGAAGCTAGCATGGATGAGAGGTTTCAAATAGGTTAAGTTGGAAAACGACAATGCCCTGTTGATTGATATTATTAGGAATGACTTTGCAACAAAGAGTAATACAGTGAAAGTCTAACTGATTCATGAGTGGTGTAATAGCGAACGACAATTTAAGCTTCAACATGTCTTGAAGGAAAGTAACAAGGTTGCTGATTGCATAGCAAATGTAGCAGGAAGTGAAATGAATCAATTGGTTGTATTCGTTGATCCAACTTCACATTTACGAAAGTTTCTGGAGGAGGATATTAACAACTCGATGCAAATAACGTCGTCTGGGCTCTAACTTTATTAGCATTTTATTCATGTTCTAAATCTtctttttcaccaaaaaaaaatgaatcccttaaccaaaacataacccaagaaaatacaaaaaattggAATCTTAAATATGATAAAGCAATAACCATAAAACCACATATTCATTAACCaataaaattcatttctaaAATCCCCTCAATCATTCAACATTCTGCAATCACTCTACAcagaatcaaaatttttttttctttttttcttttttaacaaattacCCCCTCACACAAAGTAAATTGCACTCAACACTTAATTCACTTAGTCATAACCTCTATACCAGTTTTCCCTGCAATGATGACAGAGGTAGCCATTCCTAAAAACAGCCCATGTTCCACTACACCTTCCAAGGCAGAAATCTCTTTCCCAGCTCCAAACCCATCTTTAATTGGATTCTTGAAATACAAATCCACAATGTAATTCCCATTATCAGTGACATAAGGCTTTTCACTACCATCCCCTACTAACCTCAACTTTGCTTCACAACCCAACTCTTTAAACAGCCCTTGCAGTCTAACTAGATTGTATTTCCAGCAAAACTGCACAACTTCAACAGGCATAGCTAGACCACTCCCTCCAAGCCCTGAAACTAGCTTACTATCATCGGCTACTACAATGAAGGAAGATGAAGCTGCTTCAACCATTTTCTCACGCAAAAGTGCACCGCCTCGGCCTTTAACCAAGTCAAGGTTAGGATCAACTTCATCAGCACCATCAATAGCAAGGTCAATACGGGGATGCAAGTCAAGGGTAGATAAGGGAATGTTAAGTGATGCAGCTTGTTCTTGTGTTCTTTTCGAAGTTGGGATACCTACGATGTTAGAAAGTTGGCCCGTGGAAAGGAGTTGGCCTATTTTGTCGACCACAAAAGCTGCTGTTGATCCTGTTCCTAGGCCTAGGATCATGCCTGATTTGACTGACTCAACTGCTTTGTCAGCTGCAAGCTTTTTAAGATCATCTTGGGAAAGCACTGGGGCGGCTTGGGACCTAATGGAGAATGGTTTCTGGGATGGGGTGCGTAGGTTCAGAGGGGTGCAGCGTAGGATAAGAGGGTTGGTGGAGGTGTGGTGGAGGGAGGAGAGGTTGAGGGATAAGAAAGCCATTGGTTTTTGGTGAATGGAATGAAAGACTGAAAATGGGGTTGTAGATGTGATGAAAGGTTGTGGTCAGTGGCTGTTGGATTGCATTTGCTTTGATATATGATCTGTGTTTGTTGGTTTTTGGAGAACTTGAGGTCAAAGATTGAAGGATAGGGAGAAGGGGCTGCTGAGATTTGGTTGGTTAATTGGTTAGATGATTACATTATTGGTTGGTGGGGActtaatttgtttgtttgagAACTTGAGAGGGGTGTTGGGCCGGGAGGTTTGAGAATTTGGATTGGATATCTATACTGAAGATTGTCTCAAAAAGGAGGCTTCTTTCTTCTCTCAAAAGATTATCTCTTGaccatttgaaaaaaattactgTCATTTTGGTTTGATCAGCAAGGCAAAGCTCTCAAAAACATGGCTTTGAACTTAAACGGCAGCGCCTGACATCCTTCtagtttcttctttttctaaGAATTGATTAACCATTAAAAGTGGGCACTATAAAAGTTTGTCTTTTAACTTTCTCTCAAATTATTCTCGCTCCTTGTGGTTCTTTTTCCTTCACAAGACAATTTTTATATCAGCAATCTCATTAACCTCTTAAACCATGGCGGCTGCTGAATCAGCTACTGCAATTCAAAGAAACCAAGTGAGTATTCCAATAAAGTCTCTATACCCTTTGTTTGGTTTCTGAAACAACTTGAGAAATTTAGTGGGAAAAACAAGGAATCTGGCAACTGATTATCTTTCggatttttttttctggttGATTGAAAAAGATTCGTTTGTTactatgttgtatataaaattttcatcacaTATTTCTTGGTGTAATTGCAAGAAAGATTCTTaaaatctttaacttgattgggaaattttttgtttattaggTTGATCTCTTGGACTTTATTGATTGGTCTGGAGTTGAATGCCTTAACCAAAGCTCTGGTCACTCCCTGTCCAATGCTCTCAAGCAGGTGACTCTCTTCAAGCTATTCTTGTTTCTCTGTTCTTCATTTTTACTCCCTTAATACTAGCTAATTGTCAATtgtcattgaattatttaggcagacatttgtactttttttatGTTGGAAAAATCATGGTTTAGTTTATTACTTTAGGGTTGACTTCATTGTCCAATGCATTTATCTTGTCTTAAGTTGCTTTTGTGGGAATTGCatattatgaaataattaaaagttttatggtCATGGATTATTTAGGGTTATAGAGAAGATGAAGGTTTTAATCTAGAGAGTGATGCAGATGAACAACTCTTCATATATATATCCCTTTCACTCATGTCGTCAAACTACATTCCATTGTCGTCAAGGGATCCGAAGAGGAAGGTGAAGTTTTGTATATGATTATCTTCCCATAAATctttattaattatgtttatatgtatcTTTTAATTTGTACATTTATGTATCTGAATATCTGATCACGAAATCAAACTCATTGAATACCGGTTCCAAATCCCACCCTTACTAATTTTACCTTTGATGTTGTTGATTGTTGTAGTATTTTACCATGAAGATTGTCTTCTGCAGGTCCAAAGACGGTGAAACTTTTTAGGAACAGGGAACATATGGGGTTTAGGTAATTTGAATTATAACATTCTCGGGATTGGCTTAACATTTCACTGATGATATTTCATTGTACTTGAATGTAGTAATGTCAATGACTTCCCTCCAAGTGACGCTGCTGTTTTATCTCCAGACAATCTTTAGGTAGCTCTTCTTTGTCAGTCTTTCATTGTCGGAAAACTGCTATTTTGTAAGgatattttaagaaatcattctctcttcttttgCAGGGAAAATCAGTAGCCGTAAAGTGTGTCAAGTTTCAGAATGTTCGTAGGTATGTTTATAGTTTGCCACTAATGTACTGGGTTTAGTCTTGATCATCACGTTAACCATACTAATGTTAATAGTGCTTTATTATGTTTACCAGCTTGACAATATTTATTGAAGACAACCAGTCGGGTTCTGAAATCACAAAAGTTCAGAAGACTGCTTTATATGGATCAACGTAAGTTCTTAATAATTCCTTGTTCTCTGCATCATTTTATGCCATTTTCTATACTGCCAGACTCCATTgacaaattttagtatttacatATTGTTCAAAGGATGAACTCATGCTTTAGTCACATGTCAACTCGATTTGAACATACAGTGATGGTTATTAGTGAGGGATAAtagtgattattttatattgaattatctTTCTCACACCTGAGCTTTCAAAATTCTTAAACTACATGAACCCAGAGCTTGTTTGCATTGCCTATAACTAGCAAAGCAGCTGACGTAGCATAAGATATGGCATATCCTGTTTTTCCTTCTTATTAGCAACTAGCGAGTTTCTAGATCACTACCAAGCAACGATATCAACCCCTCCATAGGGATTTGTTGGCTATTATGTTAGTGAATTGCGTATATACAAGTTTGACTATCACCTGTTCCATAATTCCAATTCCTGCATGTTCCCTGATATTTTTACTTCTGGTTAATGTCGTCATAAATTTATCACCCTTGCACAAACTAATGATTGGCTTAGCGTATACATATGGCATATGCAACTCAAGATATATCTGATAATTGCATTTCCTCTTCTTGTTGCAGTAACGAGATGCGACTTCCATTATATATgcagacatatatatatattaactgtTAAATCTGGTGATATTTTGTTTGTAATGCAGGGTGGCAACGACAGACATGAAGGGGTTGAAGAAGATTGAGGAACATTGACCTTGAAAGGAGCTAAGGGAAAATCAAGAACATGGATGAACCCTTATGGCTTGGGACACTTATaactttgttttcttcttcttttagttTTGATTACTGAATTACTTTTGACGAAAGAAAATATAGAACATCTGAATTCTGGAAAAAATGGTACATTTGTGAGGGCATAAACTGTTGCACCCAATTGTTGTTTCAGTCGTTTTGGAATTGTACATGTTTGAACGTGGAATTCAACTCTCCTTTGATTAATAACTAGACTAGACCAGACTGTTCTCTTCCGAAGATTCTTTCATCTGTCTTGGAAAATATTTGTTCATATTCTTGTGAAAGAAATATGGATGGCAAGTAGAGGGAGCTACTCAAGTTTGAGTTTGGTTACAAATCAAGTTTGATTCTATTATTGTGGAGGGAAGTTCAAACTTCTAGTTATTGAATGAACTGAACTGAAAGATATCCGACTCAATGATTACCATCATGACCAGCTATCATGCTTGCTCCTCCGACCTGCTTCCCTCGCTCATTTAAAAATTGTGAATGACTAGGTATGCATGCCATCATATTAGTCCATAAGCTTGTACAGAGATGTGCTCCACTCGATCATTCAGCTTCTAAGCTAAAGTACATTCTAACTCATCTTTTTGAAATGCATCCAAAATCATCCCCAATTCGCTTCAATCAATTTTGAGTGTTTCTATGGTGTATGTTTGCTACAGTGTTTTagtcctaattttattttcccgaGAGGCCATATTTCTTCTGCCTCCTTGACAATGTCTTTTTTTCCATGATGTAATGGTGACATCCTATTGATATAGATTTCTTGTCATCCTCTAATGTATTATTCCTTATTGAGCCATTTACCTTCGACTTTcattcttttcccttttctaatttttctttttttttttctaataaaatctTTAAGACTTGTAAATTAATCTTCATCATTATTATCCAACTTTTTTCTTCGATCTCACCTACAACCGCGTTGTGATATTATCAACTAAAAGGGTCTCATCTTAATTCATTGAATCAAGGTCCTCCACTTTAGACTCCAAATTGCTTTTGTTACTAATTCTTGGAAACATTGTTCTTTGCATGAGTAGCTTTGGGAACGACATCCTTTGGGAACATTCTTAGGTTGTTTCATTTTTGAGATGTTTAAAGAGCATGACTTAGAGTCTCAAATATGAATACTATTAAGAAGTTCACTTCTTTAACATTTCTTTGAATTACAAATGTTTCCTTCTTATTTCTTCATTCAACAAACAATGCATTTGTATTTAAAACCcttcttactaaaatattttaagcgAGTATAACTCGCATGTAATTGTCATTTTACCCATTTATCTATATAATTTGCCTTCTATTTTTCCATATTCAAGTAACCTCTCTTAATCCTACTACTACCATTTTAACACGTTCATACCCACTatctttttataattgttttccttttaacttttcttttcaatgTCTATAAATAGAGGTTTAAAAGTCTCATTTGAACTTTTGTATCATTTGACAAACTTGGGtactctaaaaaaaattctttacaattttctTTCTACAATCATAGTAATCACTGTAGCTATCTTTCTCAGTCTCTTATTGCTTCCAACACCATTGCCTgcctttatacttttttttagaGTCTGCTTCAACCTTCCTCTCCTAACAACATTTCGTTCTACTAATTTTTAACGTTTCCTTACTTGATAAAAAAATCCTTTACAAAATTGGCTTGAAAACTTCTTATAATaacaaaactttcaaaaaactTATCCTCCCCCAACCAAATTAATGAAATAGGCATGAGTAACAAGTTCTTTCCACCAATTATCTCCTAAGTTATCATTTAGTATTGGAATTTCACTCCATATTACCTCGATGCGTTAAGGATGTTACTTGGTTGTTGCGACCTTTTATTCGGTACTTGTGATGCATGGATTACAAAGGAAATCCCCAGTATGGTTGTACCCTTCCcatttcatatatgtacatcAATACCATGTTTACATGCATCCCTGCCCTTTAATAAACTTTTCCAAATCCAAGAATTCGATGCCCTGTGGATAACATCCAACAGGTGAAATTGTTGATAGTATTTTGCAAGCCAGGGATGAATCCAAATGGAGCAAGCAGGATAAAAGGGTTTTATTTCAATTCTAAACCTCCTTAGAAactatcaattcaatttaaccctttttacCATAAATATTTAGGTTTGGTCCcccaacaatttaatttttatcctcCCCCACACTAAAACTTTCTGGGTTCGCCCCTATTGCCAGCATTGTGCCTTGTAATAACTGCCATGGTTTTGTGGTTACTCTTAATGCATGTTTACTGAGTAATACATTATTCACTAACCTAGCATGTGAAAATCACGGTCTGCTCTCTTTAATTGGTTTACAGAGTTGATCCCACCTACACATATGAAATTTCCTTTGTTGTTCATCATGCCTCCACCAAGAATTCCGAGTAATTTGATCAATCTTATATGTTATATACCAAGGAGACCTTAAAAGAGTATGCATTTCTCCACGAGTGAGGCATTTAGATTTCCACATAGCTAACTTCTGGCGCAATTTTGTCAATAACAGGatgaaaaaacaaaactatTCCAAATTGCAAACCTACGTACTT
This genomic window contains:
- the LOC105804696 gene encoding probable ribose-5-phosphate isomerase 3, chloroplastic, with the protein product MAFLSLNLSSLHHTSTNPLILRCTPLNLRTPSQKPFSIRSQAAPVLSQDDLKKLAADKAVESVKSGMILGLGTGSTAAFVVDKIGQLLSTGQLSNIVGIPTSKRTQEQAASLNIPLSTLDLHPRIDLAIDGADEVDPNLDLVKGRGGALLREKMVEAASSSFIVVADDSKLVSGLGGSGLAMPVEVVQFCWKYNLVRLQGLFKELGCEAKLRLVGDGSEKPYVTDNGNYIVDLYFKNPIKDGFGAGKEISALEGVVEHGLFLGMATSVIIAGKTGIEVMTK